The genomic stretch CACACTGTATTTCTGCCAGACCGAGGACACTTCAGTCTTTGAACTGGCCGAGCCAATACCTGGCCCGACCAGCAAGAGACTGGCCGACCTGGCCCGGGAACTTGGCATTGTGCTCGTGGGCTCCATCTTTGAACGGCGGATGAACGGGGTTTATCACAACACGGCCGTGGTGTTTGAGAAGGACGGCACCCTGGCCGGACTGTACCGGAAAATGCATATCCCGGATGATCCCGGCTTTTATGAGAAGTTCTACTTCACCCCGGGTGACGCTCAGTTCAACGATGGCCGGAGCGGCTTTACGCCCATCGAGACCTCCGTGGGCAAGCTGGGCGTTCTGGTGTGCTGGGACCAGTGGTACCCGGAGGCTGCCCGGCTGATGGCCCTGGCCGGCGCGGAAATCCTCATCTACCCCACGGCGATCGGCTGGGATGTCACCGACGATCCCGACGAACAGGCCCGGCAACTGGAGGCCTGGGTCACCGTACAGCGGGGCCACGCTGTCGCCAACAACCTGCCGGTGGTCGCACCCAACCGCGTCGGCACCGAACCCGACCCTTCCGGCCAGACCGACGGCATTCGCTTCTGGGGCAACAGCTTCATTTGCGGGCCCCAGGGCGAATTCCTGGCCCGGGCCGATGACCGCTCTGAATGCATTCTGGCCGTCACCCTTGACCGCAACCGCAGTGAATCGGTTCGTCGCATCTGGCCGTATCTGAGAGACCGCCGTATAGACGCCTACGGCGATATTCTCAAGCGCGTGAGGGACTGAGCCCGGAATGAAAAAACTGGTCGACACCGTTGTCAGTGAACTGAACCAGATACTTCTGGGCAAGGATCAACAGGTTCGCCTGGCGCTCTGCGGGCTCCTGGCTCGCGGCCACCTGCTCATTGAAGACATCCCGGGCATGGGCAAGACCACCCTCTCCCATGCCCTGGCCAAAGTGATGGGGCTCAGCTACCAGCGCATCCAGTTCACCAACGACCTGCTGCCTGCCGACGTACTGGGCTACTCCATGTACGACAAACAGGCCGGCAGCCTGGTTTTTCACCCGGGCCCGATCTTCGCCCAGGTCGTACTGGCCGATGAAATAAACCGGGCATCGCCGCGCACCCAGAGCGCGCTGCTGGAAGCCATGGAAGAGCGACAGGTGTCCATTGAGGGAGAAACCCGCCCACTGCCCCACCCCTTCTTCGTAATCGCCACCCAGAACCCGATTGAACAGGGCGGTACTTATCCGTTACCGGAATCCCAGTTGGACCGGTTCCTGATGCGCCTGCGCCTTGGCTACCCGGACCCTAGGGCCGAGCGCGAACTGCTGGAAGGCGAGGACCGCCGCGTGCTGACCGAACAACTCGGCGCCCTGCTCTCCCGGGACGATCTGATGACCCTCCAGGAAGGCGTAACCCGGGTGACCGCAAGTCCCGCCCTGCTGGA from Marinobacter subterrani encodes the following:
- a CDS encoding carbon-nitrogen hydrolase, whose amino-acid sequence is MSHNPMPNQIAIAAIQQACSPDKAASLAVTEKLVREAATNGAGLIILQELHATLYFCQTEDTSVFELAEPIPGPTSKRLADLARELGIVLVGSIFERRMNGVYHNTAVVFEKDGTLAGLYRKMHIPDDPGFYEKFYFTPGDAQFNDGRSGFTPIETSVGKLGVLVCWDQWYPEAARLMALAGAEILIYPTAIGWDVTDDPDEQARQLEAWVTVQRGHAVANNLPVVAPNRVGTEPDPSGQTDGIRFWGNSFICGPQGEFLARADDRSECILAVTLDRNRSESVRRIWPYLRDRRIDAYGDILKRVRD
- a CDS encoding AAA family ATPase; this translates as MKKLVDTVVSELNQILLGKDQQVRLALCGLLARGHLLIEDIPGMGKTTLSHALAKVMGLSYQRIQFTNDLLPADVLGYSMYDKQAGSLVFHPGPIFAQVVLADEINRASPRTQSALLEAMEERQVSIEGETRPLPHPFFVIATQNPIEQGGTYPLPESQLDRFLMRLRLGYPDPRAERELLEGEDRRVLTEQLGALLSRDDLMTLQEGVTRVTASPALLDYIQRLLGQSRRMPGLLYGLSPRAGLGLLRAAKAWAMMDGRHHVLPDDIQAVFPAVAEHRLEQGESGKSAERVRQLLATVSVLE